Proteins co-encoded in one Arachis hypogaea cultivar Tifrunner chromosome 13, arahy.Tifrunner.gnm2.J5K5, whole genome shotgun sequence genomic window:
- the LOC112737369 gene encoding purple acid phosphatase-like produces MHPLGSSPSSCFVALGLVVGFLVLNVAVLCNGGSTSSFVRKEEKTEDMPLDSDVFAVPPGHNAPQQVHITQGDLEGKAVIVSWVTMDEKGSNQVRYWSEKDKSKPKVSNGKVVTYKYHTYKSGYIHHCTIKKLEHNTKYYYEVGTGKSARQFWFMTPPEVGPDVPYTFGVMGDLGQTYDSNATLTHYENSPSKGQAVLYVGDLSYADNHPNHDNVRWDTWGRFAERVVAYQPWIWTTGNHELDFAPEIGENIPFKPFTHRYHVPYKASNSTQPFWYSIKRASAYVIVLSSYSAYGTYTPQYQWLLEELPKVNRSETPWLIVLVHSPWYNSNQYHYMEAETMRVMFEPWLVENKVDVVFAGHVHAYERSERISNIAYNILNKNCTPVRDQSAPVYINIGDGGNVEGLAINMTEPQPDYSAHREASFGHAIFDIKNKTHARYSWHRNQDGYAVEADSMWFYNRFWHPLDDSTTKKASQ; encoded by the exons ATGCATCCTTTGGGTTCTTCCCCATCATCATGTTTTGTAGCATTAGGTTTAGTTGTAGGTTTTTTGGTTCTAAATGTGGCAGTTTTGTGCAATGGAGGTTCAACAAGCTCCTTTgttagaaaagaggagaagacTGAAGATATGCCACTTGATAGTGATGTCTTTGCTGTTCCTCCTGGTCATAATGCTCCTCAACAG GTTCATATAACACAAGGTGATCTTGAGGGGAAGGCAGTGATTGTGTCATGGGTGACAATGGATGAAAAAGGGTCAAACCAAGTTCGTTATTGGAGTGAAAAAGACAAAAGCAAACCAAAGGTTTCTAATGGAAAAGTTGTTACTTATAAATATCACACTTACAAGTCTGGTTATATTCATCATTGTACCATCAAAAAATTGGAG cACAACACCAAATATTACTATGAGGTTGGAACTGGAAAATCAGCACGTCAATTTTGGTTTATGACTCCTCCAGAAGTTGGTCCTGATGTGCCATACACATTTGGGGTCATGG GGGATCTTGGACAGACTTATGATTCAAATGCAACACTTACTCACTATGAAAATAGCCCAAGTAAAGGACAAGCTGTTTTATATGTTGGAGATCTGTCTTATGCTGATAACCACCCTAATCATGATAACGTTAGATGGGATACTTGGGGAAGGTTTGCTGAAAGAGTTGTTGCTTATCAACCTTGGATTTGGACTACTGGCAACCATGAACTTGATTTTGCTCCTGAAATT GGTGAAAACATTCCTTTCAAGCCATTCACCCATCGTTACCATGTTCCTTATAAAGCATCAAATAGCACTCAACCCTTTTGGTATTCAATCAAGAGAGCTTCAGCATACGTTATTGTCTTGTCTTCATATTCGGCATATG GAACATATACACCTCAATACCAATGGCTATTAGAGGAGCTACCAAAAGTTAACAGGTCAGAGACTCCATGGTTGATTGTTCTTGTACATTCACCTTGGTACAACAGCAACCAGTATCACTACATGGAAGCCGAAACAATGAGAGTAATGTTTGAACCATGGTTAGTAGAGAACAAAGTTGATGTCGTATTTGCCGGCCATGTTCATGCCTATGAACGATCT GAACGAATCTCGAATATTGCTTACAATATTCTAAACAAAAACTGCACACCAGTAAGAGATCAATCAGCTCCAGTATACATAAACATTGGTGATGGAGGGAATGTTGAAGGCTTAGCAATCAA CATGACAGAACCACAGCCAGATTACTCAGCACACAGGGAGGCTAGCTTTGGACACGCCATTTTCGACATAAAGAACAAGACACATGCTCGCTATAGCTGGCATAGGAATCAAGATGGATATGCAGTGGAAGCTGATTCTATGTGGTTTTACAATAGATTTTGGCACCCTCTTGATGATTCCACTACTAAGAAAGCTTCTCAGTAA
- the LOC140177452 gene encoding uncharacterized protein, producing MNHIPAQAQFHQLKRLNHTKEIVALYTLQLQPAPGKDLTPFVLPADLQLKLTQLLHTCRVVFQNPQGLPPPRSHDHAIPLVPNALPVKVKPYRYPHSQKSEIERIVADMLAEGIILPSTSPFSSSVLLVKKKDGSWRFCTYYRALNAVTVKDSFLMPTVTECNALYAKLSKCSFGKMEVDYLGHVSHQGVQVDESKVQRQSVYAREMQAILAAVSKFWHYLLGHQFSVAIVAFRPDVAFSETEQCSGRLQQLHELWYWDDRIVISVGSPLIQQLLHLSHDSLIGGHGGYKKTLGRLAAQFFWKGMSSSIRNYVKAYNICQQAKYSTQPPAGLLEPLPIPSHIWQDISMDFIIGLPISHGCSVILVVIDRLSKFAHFIPLPTDYTAPKVVEAFVQTVVSVHGILHSIISDRDKVFTSKFWEQYCGTHGITLARSSAYHPESDGQTEVLNRCLEMYLRCYTQENHKDWFKLLPWAAYSYNSSFHSAIGMTPFKAVFGRDPPSLLKYEPRPSDTPSLQEQLLQRDMVLVTLRRNLEQAQQRMKP from the exons ATGAACCATATACCAGCACAAGCACAGTTCCATCAGCTCAAACGGCTGAACCACACGAAGGAAATTGTGGCATTATATACTCTGCAGCTCCAACCCGCTCCTGGCAAGGACCTCACTCCATTTGTATTACCTGCTGATTTACAGCTCAAACTTACACAGTTGCTGCATACTTGTAGGGTAGTATTTCAGAATCCACAGGGCCTTCCTCCACCTCGTTCTCATGATCATGCAATCCCACTTGTGCCTAATGCACTGCCGGTCAAAGTTAAGCCATACAGATATCCTCACAGCCAAAAGTCTGAAATAGAGCGCATAGTGGCTGACATGCTGGCAGAGGGTATTATACTGCCAAGCACTAGCCCGTTTTCCTCATCAGTTCTTTTGGTTAAAAAGAAAGATGGCTCTTGGCGTTTTTGCACATATTATCGCGCTTTGAATGCGGTCACAGTTAAAGATTCATTCCTGATGCCAACGGTGACTGAG TGCAATGCAttatatgctaaactatcaaagtgTTCCTTTGGTAAAATGGAAGTGGATTATTTGGGACATGTTTCCCATCAAGGGGTCCAAGTTGATGAGTCTAAGGTTCAG AGACAATCAGTATATGCACGTGAGATGCAGGCAATTCTAGCTGCGGTGTCTAAATTTTGGCACTACTTGTTGGGTCATCAATTT TCTGTTGCCATTGTGGCTTTTAGGCCAGATGTGGCTTTCTCAGAGACGGAACAATGCTCTGGCCGGCTGCAGCAACTCCACGAGTTATGGTACTGGGATGATCGCATTGTAATCTCGGTTGGCTCTCCTTTAATTCAACAGCTGCTGCATCTAAGCCATGACTCTTTGATAGGAGGACATGGTGGGTATAAGAAAACTCTGGGCAGATTAGCTGCACAATTCTTTTGGAAGGGAATGTCTTCATCTATTCGCAACTATGTCAAAGCTTACAACATTTGCCAACAGGCAAAGTATAGTACACAACCACCCGCAGGGCTCCTTGAACCACTGCCGATTCCCTCACACATTTGGCAGGACATCTCGATGGATTTTATCATCGGCCTTCCGATATCCCATGGTTGCTCGGTTATTTTAGTGGTGATCGATAGATTATCAAAATTTGCCCATTTTATTCCGCTGCCCACTGATTACACAGCTCCTAAAGTGGTAGAAGCCTTTGTTCAAACCGTGGTGAGTGTGCATGGAATTCTCCATTCAATTATTTCAGACCGTGATAAAGTTTTTACTAGTAAGTTCTGGGAGCAATACTGTGGAACTCATGGTATCACATTGGCTAGAAGTTCAGCGTATCACCCCGAGTCAGATGGCCAAACTGAGGTCCTTAATCGGTGCTTAGAAATGTATCTACGATGCTACACTCAAGAGAACCACAAGGATTGGTTCAAGCTTCTACCATGGGCTGCCTATAGTTACAATTCCTCTTTTCACTCGGCCATTGGCATGACGCCATTCAAGGCGGTCTTTGGGAGAGATCCTCCTTCTCTCCTCAAATATGAACCAAGACCATCAGACACTCCATCATTGCAAGAACAGCTACTACAGCGGGACATGGTCCTTGTGACATTGAGGAGAAACTTAGAACAGGCGCAACAACGAATGAAGCCGTAA